The following are encoded together in the Bradyrhizobium sp. CCGUVB1N3 genome:
- a CDS encoding trifunctional serine/threonine-protein kinase/ATP-binding protein/sensor histidine kinase, with amino-acid sequence MSQDPLKPPQFDMERHEDSVVLWEDDDWVFCRAWRPNADGDRQLVLIVRPTPAHPPRAAHDRLAHEYGLRDGLDREWAVRPLELLREAGRATLVLEDPSGEPLARLLGVPLELDCFLDLAISITATLGNIHRNGLVHKDVKPAHILVNCPDGQVRFTGFGLASRHPRERQASEPPEFIAGTLPYMAPEQTGRMNRSIDSRSDLYSLGVTFYEMLTGALPFAASDPMEWIHCHIARKPISPREKAEGIPEPVSRIVMKLLAKAAEDRYQTAAGVEHDLRRCLVEWSSRQRIAPFVLGEQDTPDRLLIPEKLYGRGAEIGALLAAFNGVVKTGAPRLVLVAGYSGIGKSSVVHELHKALVPSRGVFASGKFDQFKRDIPYSTLVQAFQGVVRPLLGKSDAELANWRNALLDALGPNGRLMIDLIPDLGLIIGEQPAVPELPPQQAQTRFQLVFRRFVGVFARQHQPLVIFLDDLQWFDAATLDVLEHLLTEADLQLLLIGAYRSNEVDSSHPLKRKLDSISSTGRNVEEITLLPLTPGHVEQLIADAFRCEPKRAAPLARLVHQKTVGNPFFVIQFVSALSAEKLLSFDHSAARWTWDLERIHAKGYTDNVVDLMVGKLTRLPAATQNALQQLACFGNTAETSELSIVFGTSEARVHALLWPAIHQGLVERHAHTTYSFIHDRIQEAAYLLVPEVSRAPAHLRIGRMLAAHTPPESRREAIFNIVNQLDRGLSLITSSKEREQLAEFNLIAGQRAKASAAYASALTYLIAGIALLANDSWQNQRELTFALELNRAECEFLIGELDVAEERLSALSKRTMHAVEQASVACLRVDLYLTRGHNARAVAVGLEYLRCVGIEWSPRPTQEEAQSEYQLMWSKIADGQIEKIADLPLMKDETCLAILAVLTRILPPAAFTDANLPTLVICRAVNLSLDHGNSDASCAHYAWLNRVLGGRFGDYQAAYRFGQLACELVDRRGLVRFQAPVYLAVGSTVIPWIRHIRAGRDLITRAFKAATEVGDLVYEAYSLAHLTSSMISAGDSLKDVQSEIARNLATVRKMKFRFAADIIGLQLGFVRIMRGLTRTFGCFDDHEIDELAVERSLEQGPEVAALGAIYWTRKLQARFFAGDYVAAINARSKAEPLIWTVPTEGSTADFHFYGALAHSCDCDGAVASEEQEHRGIIDAHHKQLLAWATNCPQNFEHRAALVAAEMARLDNRDVEAMRLYEHSIQSAAADGFLHHEAIACELAGRFYAARGYERIAKTYLRDARHNYLRWGADGKVRQLGELFPYLNEEDDARALSGTSIGAPVENLDLATVIKVSQAVSGEIILQRLIDRLMRTAIEQAGAERGLLILLRGNEPRIEAEATTASQAPVVHMHEQSVTAAALPESVLHYVMRTGENVILENAAVQSSFANDPYIREHGSRSVLCLPLITQSKLIGLLYLENNLAPGIFALARSSVLKLLASQAAIALENSRLYRDVQERETKIRRLVDANIIGIFIFSDEGEIIEANHAFLEIVGYDREDLVAGRVRWNELTPPDWKERTARAETEMRMTGAVQAFEKEYIRKDGTRVPVLIGAAGFDVRQDQGVAFVVDLTERKRAEAEACESERRYRETLIELAHANRVTTMGQLTASIAHEVNQPIGAVVSNAEAGLNWLDAQPPNLQRVRQTFGRILSDAVRAGEIIDRIRALIRNAPPQKSPLAINDVVLEVVALTRAEVMNNSVSVQTQLAGALPLIRADRVQLQQVIINLIINAVEAMSGAEEGARELVISTARSGSTGILISLQDSGPGFDSNSVERLFEVFYTTKVQGMGMGLAICRSIIEAHGGRMWASAKETRGAVFQFTLPVEPDDTDPALQTDGIPAA; translated from the coding sequence ATGTCGCAGGACCCTCTCAAGCCGCCTCAGTTCGACATGGAAAGACATGAGGATTCGGTGGTCCTTTGGGAAGACGATGATTGGGTCTTCTGCCGCGCGTGGCGTCCGAACGCCGACGGTGACCGGCAACTAGTTTTGATTGTGCGACCCACTCCAGCGCACCCTCCGCGTGCTGCGCACGACCGCCTGGCCCATGAGTATGGATTAAGGGACGGGCTCGACCGCGAATGGGCGGTGCGGCCTCTGGAGCTACTCCGCGAAGCTGGCCGAGCCACTCTGGTTCTGGAGGATCCGTCCGGTGAACCCCTGGCTCGCCTGCTGGGCGTACCTTTGGAGCTGGACTGCTTTCTGGATCTGGCCATTAGCATCACTGCAACTCTAGGTAACATTCACCGGAATGGCTTGGTGCATAAAGACGTGAAGCCAGCTCATATTCTGGTCAATTGCCCGGACGGACAGGTTCGGTTCACCGGATTTGGCCTTGCTTCGCGCCACCCGCGCGAGCGGCAGGCGAGCGAGCCGCCCGAGTTCATCGCGGGCACACTGCCCTACATGGCGCCAGAACAGACCGGGCGGATGAATCGCTCCATCGATTCTCGCAGTGACCTCTATTCACTCGGTGTCACGTTCTACGAGATGCTTACAGGCGCACTGCCGTTCGCCGCGTCAGATCCAATGGAGTGGATCCACTGTCATATCGCCAGAAAGCCAATATCACCGCGAGAGAAAGCAGAAGGCATTCCGGAGCCGGTTTCCCGAATAGTGATGAAGCTACTCGCCAAGGCTGCGGAGGATCGTTACCAAACGGCCGCCGGTGTTGAGCACGATCTGCGGCGCTGCCTCGTCGAATGGTCGAGCCGGCAACGTATCGCCCCCTTTGTGCTAGGCGAACAGGATACGCCGGATCGCCTGCTGATCCCCGAGAAGCTCTACGGGAGAGGCGCCGAGATCGGGGCGTTGCTCGCCGCGTTCAATGGCGTGGTCAAGACCGGCGCCCCGAGGTTAGTACTTGTCGCCGGTTACTCCGGCATCGGCAAGTCATCCGTTGTCCACGAGCTGCATAAAGCTCTGGTGCCCTCGCGTGGGGTCTTCGCGTCGGGCAAATTTGATCAATTCAAGCGTGACATTCCCTACTCGACGCTAGTTCAGGCATTTCAGGGTGTTGTCCGGCCTCTTCTCGGCAAAAGTGACGCCGAGCTCGCGAATTGGCGCAACGCACTCCTGGATGCGCTCGGTCCGAACGGACGATTAATGATCGACCTGATTCCCGACCTAGGGCTGATCATCGGCGAGCAGCCTGCCGTTCCGGAGCTTCCGCCCCAGCAAGCACAAACTCGCTTCCAACTGGTCTTTCGCCGGTTTGTCGGCGTCTTCGCCCGCCAACATCAGCCGTTGGTGATCTTCCTTGACGATTTGCAGTGGTTCGATGCGGCAACTCTTGACGTGCTGGAGCATCTCCTGACCGAGGCCGACCTGCAACTGCTGCTCATCGGTGCGTACCGGAGCAACGAGGTTGATTCCAGCCATCCACTGAAACGCAAGCTCGATAGCATTAGTAGCACCGGCAGGAACGTCGAGGAGATCACGCTGCTGCCGCTGACCCCCGGGCATGTCGAGCAGCTGATCGCGGATGCATTTCGCTGCGAGCCAAAGCGCGCAGCGCCACTTGCGCGGTTGGTTCACCAGAAGACTGTGGGCAATCCGTTCTTTGTCATTCAATTCGTTTCTGCTCTCTCCGCAGAGAAACTATTGAGCTTCGATCACAGCGCGGCGCGCTGGACTTGGGATCTCGAACGCATCCACGCAAAGGGATACACCGATAACGTAGTGGACCTGATGGTCGGGAAACTCACCCGCCTGCCAGCCGCAACGCAGAATGCGCTACAGCAGCTTGCCTGTTTCGGTAACACCGCCGAAACTTCGGAACTTTCAATTGTTTTCGGGACTTCAGAGGCGCGGGTACACGCGCTGCTGTGGCCAGCCATCCATCAGGGTCTAGTCGAGCGGCACGCACACACAACTTACAGTTTCATTCACGATCGAATTCAGGAGGCGGCCTACTTGTTAGTCCCGGAGGTATCGCGCGCTCCGGCTCATCTGCGGATTGGCCGGATGCTCGCCGCGCATACGCCTCCGGAGAGCCGTCGAGAGGCTATCTTCAATATCGTTAATCAACTCGATCGAGGTCTGTCCCTAATAACCTCCAGTAAGGAACGAGAGCAGCTCGCAGAGTTCAACCTGATCGCCGGCCAGCGCGCCAAAGCGTCCGCAGCTTATGCATCTGCACTCACCTACCTGATTGCCGGTATTGCGCTGCTTGCGAATGACTCGTGGCAAAATCAACGCGAGCTCACCTTCGCGCTGGAGCTGAACCGGGCCGAGTGCGAATTCCTGATCGGCGAGCTGGATGTCGCCGAGGAGCGCCTATCCGCGCTTTCCAAGCGCACTATGCATGCGGTCGAGCAAGCAAGTGTAGCATGTTTGCGCGTGGACCTGTACCTAACGCGCGGCCACAACGCGCGTGCGGTGGCGGTAGGTCTCGAGTATTTGCGCTGCGTCGGGATTGAGTGGTCGCCACGTCCAACGCAGGAGGAGGCTCAATCCGAATATCAGCTGATGTGGTCAAAGATCGCTGATGGCCAGATTGAAAAAATTGCAGATTTGCCTTTAATGAAGGACGAGACATGCCTTGCTATTTTAGCCGTCTTGACTCGGATCCTGCCTCCGGCCGCGTTTACTGACGCCAACCTGCCTACCTTGGTAATATGCCGAGCGGTGAATCTTAGCCTCGACCACGGCAACTCTGACGCTTCGTGTGCGCACTACGCTTGGCTTAACCGGGTCTTAGGTGGCCGGTTCGGTGACTATCAAGCCGCTTATCGTTTTGGTCAGCTCGCCTGCGAACTGGTCGATCGTCGTGGGTTGGTCCGTTTTCAGGCTCCGGTCTACCTGGCCGTCGGATCCACCGTGATCCCTTGGATCAGACACATCCGGGCCGGTCGCGACTTGATAACGCGGGCGTTCAAGGCGGCCACCGAAGTCGGCGATCTCGTTTATGAGGCCTATAGTCTGGCGCATTTGACCTCAAGCATGATCAGCGCGGGCGATTCTCTGAAAGACGTACAGAGCGAAATAGCGAGAAACCTCGCTACCGTTCGTAAGATGAAGTTCCGCTTTGCGGCCGACATCATCGGTCTGCAGCTCGGATTCGTTCGTATCATGCGTGGCCTCACGCGCACATTCGGCTGCTTTGATGATCACGAAATTGACGAACTGGCCGTCGAGCGGTCGCTCGAGCAAGGTCCAGAAGTAGCCGCTCTTGGAGCCATCTATTGGACCCGTAAGCTTCAGGCGCGTTTCTTTGCGGGTGACTACGTCGCCGCGATCAATGCGAGGTCAAAGGCAGAACCTCTAATATGGACCGTACCGACGGAAGGCTCAACAGCGGATTTCCACTTCTACGGTGCGCTGGCTCACTCTTGTGATTGCGACGGTGCAGTCGCGAGTGAAGAGCAAGAGCATCGAGGTATCATAGACGCCCATCACAAACAGCTTCTGGCGTGGGCGACGAATTGCCCTCAGAATTTTGAACACCGAGCTGCTTTGGTTGCGGCCGAAATGGCAAGGCTTGACAATCGCGATGTAGAAGCAATGCGGCTCTACGAACACTCCATACAATCCGCAGCGGCCGATGGTTTTCTTCACCATGAGGCGATCGCCTGCGAGCTTGCGGGGCGATTTTACGCTGCGCGTGGGTATGAGAGGATCGCAAAGACTTATCTGAGAGATGCACGGCACAACTATCTGCGTTGGGGAGCGGATGGGAAAGTGCGACAGCTCGGCGAGTTGTTTCCTTATCTGAATGAGGAGGATGACGCGCGAGCGCTGTCCGGCACGAGCATAGGAGCGCCCGTTGAAAATCTAGACCTTGCTACGGTCATCAAAGTCTCGCAGGCGGTCTCCGGTGAGATCATTCTGCAGAGGCTCATTGATAGACTCATGCGCACCGCCATTGAGCAGGCCGGTGCCGAGCGAGGTCTGCTGATCTTGCTCCGTGGCAATGAACCGCGGATCGAGGCAGAAGCCACAACCGCCAGTCAAGCGCCCGTTGTGCACATGCATGAGCAATCGGTGACCGCGGCTGCCCTCCCAGAATCGGTGCTCCACTACGTCATGCGCACCGGTGAAAACGTCATTCTCGAGAATGCTGCTGTCCAATCTTCATTTGCTAACGACCCCTATATCCGCGAACACGGGTCGCGTTCGGTTCTGTGCCTGCCCCTCATCACTCAATCCAAGCTCATCGGTCTGCTCTACCTCGAAAACAACCTGGCGCCCGGCATCTTCGCGCTGGCGCGGAGTTCGGTGCTAAAGCTGCTCGCCTCGCAAGCAGCAATAGCCCTAGAAAATAGTCGTTTGTACCGTGATGTTCAGGAACGTGAAACGAAAATCCGCCGCCTGGTCGACGCCAACATTATCGGGATCTTTATCTTTAGCGATGAGGGGGAAATTATCGAGGCCAATCATGCCTTTCTCGAGATCGTTGGATACGACCGCGAGGATCTCGTCGCAGGCCGGGTGCGCTGGAACGAGCTAACTCCGCCAGACTGGAAGGAGCGCACTGCGCGCGCCGAGACGGAGATGCGAATGACTGGAGCTGTCCAAGCTTTCGAGAAGGAGTACATCCGCAAGGATGGTACCCGCGTGCCCGTGCTGATCGGGGCAGCCGGGTTCGATGTGCGACAGGATCAAGGTGTTGCGTTTGTGGTTGATTTGACTGAACGCAAGCGGGCGGAAGCCGAAGCCTGCGAAAGCGAGCGGCGGTATCGCGAGACCCTGATCGAGCTCGCACACGCAAATCGCGTCACCACAATGGGGCAATTGACGGCCTCGATCGCGCACGAAGTCAACCAACCCATCGGTGCGGTCGTCAGCAACGCGGAGGCCGGTCTAAACTGGCTCGATGCGCAGCCGCCAAACCTGCAACGGGTCCGGCAGACATTCGGTCGGATTCTCAGCGATGCTGTGCGAGCTGGAGAGATCATCGATCGGATCCGCGCGCTTATCAGGAACGCGCCTCCACAAAAGTCCCCCTTGGCGATCAATGATGTGGTACTTGAAGTTGTAGCCCTGACCCGCGCGGAAGTGATGAATAACAGTGTCTCGGTGCAAACCCAACTCGCGGGCGCCTTGCCGCTCATTCGGGCAGATCGAGTTCAACTCCAACAGGTGATTATCAATTTGATCATCAACGCCGTCGAGGCGATGAGCGGAGCAGAGGAGGGAGCGCGGGAGCTGGTAATCAGCACTGCCAGATCTGGCTCGACTGGTATACTGATTAGCTTGCAAGATTCCGGTCCAGGATTTGATTCGAACAGTGTAGAGCGTCTGTTCGAGGTCTTCTACACCACCAAAGTCCAGGGCATGGGCATGGGACTGGCCATCTGCCGTTCAATCATCGAGGCCCACGGTGGACGCATGTGGGCGAGTGCGAAAGAGACTAGAGGCGCCGTCTTTCAGTTCACTCTGCCTGTCGAGCCGGATGATACCGATCCCGCCTTACAAACTGATGGAATACCAGCGGCATGA